The genomic region AACTGCCTCTTCGGGAGATTGCTGTGGATTTTAATGAACTAATGATAATGCTGGCTGAGTCGGCAATCTGGGTTCAGGAACAGATGAATTAACAGGATAGACGGAAGGAAGCACAGCAGACGTATGGATATCCGAAAGTTAAGATACTTTATCACCGTGGCGGAGGAGCTTCATTTCCACCGTGCAGCAGAAAAATTAAATATGACGCAACCACCGTTGAGCCAGCAGATTCAGAATTTAGAGGAAGAGCTTGGGGTAAAGTTGTTGGAACGCACAAGAAAAATGGTTCGTCTGACACCAGCAGGTGCCGTATTTTTGGAACAGGCCAGACTCATCCTGGCCCAACTTGATCGATCTATTCAGCTTACACAAAAGGCAGATCAGGGTATCATCGGGCATATAACCGTGGCGTTTGTGGATTCGGCTTCAGGGAGCATTATGGTGGATGTACTCAGGAAATTTCGCGCTGCGTACCCGCAGATTGAATTGACATTACGTGAGATGACTTCGTCCCAGCAATTGCAGGCACTGGAAGACGGACAGATCCATATTGGATTTCTGCGCTATCAGGAAGATACCCGCCATGTTTCGTTCCGTCCCTGTCAGATGGAAACGTTGATTGCCGTGTTGCCAGATCATCACCCGATGGCTTCTCAGACTCAAGTTTCAATTCGAGAACTGGCGGATGAAGATTTTATTTTATTCCCAAGGCATCTGGGCTCTCCGTTCCATCGTCTCGTTCTGGATTATTGCAGAGCACATGGCGTAGACCCTCGAATTACGCAGGAAGCGATCCAGATGTATACGATTGTGAATCTCGTTGCGGCTGGCATGGGCATTTCCATTGTTCCATCATCGGTGGATGTGTTCCAGCGAAAGGGTGTAGTCTTTCTTCCATTACAAGAAAATCCGCCCTCCGTACCGTTGTACACGGCATGGCGGACGGATATGAATCAGGAAGTGGTATCCCGTTTTATGAACTTTGTTGATGAATGCGTTTAACCCGTCTTGGCTGGATCACGCTCAATCCAAGGATTCAATATTTCATCAATACGAGTCATGATCTCAGGGTCCAATTTCACATCAGAAGCTTTTACATTTTCCAATACCTGCTCCGGCCGGGATGCACCGATAATGACGGAACTGACATACGAATGCTGAAGCACCCATGCCACAGCGAGTTGGGGGAGCGTAAGACCAATCTCTTTAGCGAGCGGAACAAGCTCTTGCACAGCGGTAAGAACATCTGCGCGTAACCACTGACCAGCCAATTTGTTGAAAAAGGGTGCTCCTGCCTCTCCGGCTGCACGTGATCCGGTGGGTAATGCTTCGTTAGGCACATATTTGCCTGATAGTATGCCCTGAGCCAGAGGAGACCATGTGATCTGTCCCAGTCCTACTTGATCGCTTGCGGGTACGACTTCTTGCTCAATCACACGCCATAACATGGAATATTGGGGTTGACTTGCAATAAAGGGCACACGAAGTTCCCGCGCCAAAGCGGCTCCTCTTGCGATCTGATCCGCGTTCCATTCGCTTACGCCAATGTAGTGGACTTTGCCCTGACGCACCAGATCGGCAAACGCAAGAAACGTTTCCTCCAGAGGAGTATTGTAATCATAACGGTGAGCGTAATAGACATCGATATAATCAGTCTGTAACCGACGTAAGGAACCATGACAGGCTTCCATAATGTGTTTCCGGGAAAGTCCGCGGTCATTATGACCAGAGCCGGTGGGGTGACAGACTTTGGTGCACAGTTCAATACTTTCTCTTCGTACATCCTTAAGAGCCTGTCCTAACACGGATTCTGCCTTGGTATTGGAGTATACGTCTGCGGTATCGAATGTGGTAATACCTGCATCCAAAGCGGCTCGCACACAAGCTTCTGCTATTCCATCCTCGACTTGCGCTCCATGCGTAATCCAGTTGCCGAGTGAAATCTCACTGACGGTTAATCCACTGTTTCCTAATTTGCGATATTCCATTCTTGCCGCCTCCCTAAGTCATCTGGACTCCATTGTAGCAATGGCAGATTAATAGGTGAAATATCTTTTAAACCCATCTTTGATACGAAAAAGATATCAGTGAATTTACATTTTCTCTTGAATGTATTTGCGATAGAGAGCGGGCGTAATCTCCTCGAACTTTTTGAATATTTTGATAAAATATCCCGATTCATTGAATCCCAGCTCATCACTGATCTGTGAGACAGGCATGTCGGTGACCTCCAGTAATTGCTTGGCCCACTTGATTTTGAGTCGTGCCAGGTAGGTTGTGAAGTTCTCACCGGTTTCCTTGGCAAACAGCCTGCTGAAATAACTCGGACTCAGGTGGCATAGATCGGCCATTTGTTTGAGTGAAACCTGCTCACTCTTGTGACTGTGAATGTATTCAAATGCAGGCTGGAGCACCGGGCTGGAGCTTTCCGCATCACTTGGGCTGTTTTTGAGATAGGCATCCGCAATCGCATTGGTCATCTCTTTTTTGATCGACTCGATATTACGAATGGAGTAACCCGGCAGAATAGTGGAGAGGTTCAGTGACTCCTGATTGCCTGACGCTTTCTCGAACATTTCCACTAACAGATTTTTGTTGAGCGCTTCTTCTACAATATAGTTGCAGAGCAGGGATAACATGTTGGAGATTTTCACAATCTCTTCATAAGTCATCACAGGTAGCTGGGCGTAATCGTCTTTTAATTCCTCCAGCTTGGCTGCATGCATGGGCACGTTCTTGGATGTAACAATCTGCTCCAGATCACTACCCTTTTCCGGGTCGGCGAGTTTCACTTGTCCTGCCATGACGGCGCCGATATATTTGCCATCAATCGTGATCGGAATCGCGATATCAATAATATTGAAATGGCATAAATACACATAAGGCTCATTTAATCGAACCGCTTCCAGACCACCGCGCGAATCACATTTTTGGCAGTAGGAGAGAAGTTCGGGGTCTTTGCGTACATTCTGGCAGAAGGCCTGACAGCTGCTGTGACTGGTTATGGGAATACCTTTATAGTCAACAGTGAGGATCGCAAGTTTGGTAACTGTGGCGAGAGAATCTTGTAGACGCTTCCATTTATTAAGGTCGAGAATTTTATTGATATGCAGATATTCTTTAATCATTGGATGAAACCTCCATAGCTAACCTGATTCATGATGTAGGCCGTTAAAAGTTAGCAAGTTGTACATATTAAGATGTAATGATGACGGGTAATGTATAATGGGAGGTCAAAATTCAACCATCTCATGACAATAACATACCATGATTGCGCTAAAAAGCAAAAAATTACGATTGAAAATTATAATAATTTGTTATCAAAGTCCACTGTAAACCTGCTGCTCATGCGTTATATTAAGGTCAATTGTAAGAAATTAAAATTTGATCTAATGACTACACTATTTCATATCCTTAGGAGGCATATATTAATATGAGAAAAGCATTTATCAGCCCAACCAAATATGTACAAGGCGAAGACGAATTGTTGAACCTGGGGTACTTTGTTAAATCCTTCGGAGAATCTGCCTTGTTAATCGCACATCCGGATGATGTACAGCGTGTCAAAGCAAAGCTGGATGCAACAGCCGAGAAATTTAATATTACGTTTGTTGAAAGCGGTTTTAAAGGGGAATGTTCCCGTGAGGAAGTTGCTCGTCTGCAAGCGATCGCGAAGGAGAAAGGATGTGACTCTACCATCGGTCTGGGTGGCGGTAAAGCCATTGATGCAGCTAAATGTGTAGCTGAAGGCGAAGCACTGATCATCTGTCCAACGATTGCGGCAACAGACGCACCGACAAGTCACTCGGCTGTATTGTACACACCGGATGGTTCTTTCGATGACTATGCTTACTTCAAACAAAGCCCAAGTGTGGTACTCGTTGATACAACGGTAATCGCTAACGCACCAACACGTTTCCTCGTATCCGGTATGGGAGATGCGCTCTCTACATACTTCGAAGCAAGAGCAACAGCGAAATCCTATTCCCGTGTAAACGCAAGTCTTCCAATGGGTTCCCGCGAAGGATATACACCTTCTGCAGTTGGTACGAATGCGGCACTTGCACTGGCAAAACTGTGTTATGAAATGCTGCTGACTGACGGTGCGAAAGCAAAAGTAGCGAGTGACAGCAACGTTGTGACTCAAGCGCTGGAAAACATCGTTGAGACTAACATTCTGTTGTCAGGTCTTGGATTCGAAAGCGGCGGTCTGGCCGCAGCACATGCAATCCACAACGGTTTGACTGTTCTTGAGGGCACACATCACTTCTTCCACGGTGAAAAAGTATCCTTTGGCACAATTGCACAACTCGTGCTCGAAAATGCACCAACCGAAGAGCTGCATGAAGTTATGGACTTCTGTCTAGAAGTGGGACTGCCGATCAGCTTGGCGGACATCGGTGTAGACACGATTAGTCAGGAAGAGCTGTTGAAAGTGGCAGAGATCGCTTGTATTCCGGAAGAATCCATTCACGCGATGCCGTTCCCGATCACCGTTCCTGAAGTGGCTGCTGCCATTGCAGCCGCTGACCGCATGGGTCGTGAGTACAAAGCAGCTCGCCGGGAGGCAAAATAATGAAGAAAATTATTAACCAAGCAGAAAATGTTGTTATGGAAATGTGTAACGGGATTGCGCTCGCGCACCCGGAGCTTGTGTTCCTGAAAAAATATAAAGTCATTAAACGCAGAGAGATTCAGGCCGATAAAGTCAGCCTGATCAGTGGCGGTGGCAGTGGACATGAACCAGCTCACGCAGGTTATGTGGGAAAAGGTATGTTGGATGCAGCGGTATGTGGAGATGTGTTCGCATCTCCTTCCCAAATCCAGGTGTACCAAGCAATCAAGGCAACAGCCAGCAACAAGGGTACACTCTTGATCATCAAGAATTACAGCGGCGACATGATGAACTTCAAGAATGCAGCGCATCTGGCTGAAGAAGATGGCATCGATGTACAATATGTGCGTGTTGAGGATGACATCGCTGTACAAGACAGCTTGTATACCGTTGGGCGTCGCGGCGTTGCCGGCACTGTACTGGTTCACAAGATTGCTGGAGCAGCAGCCGAAGAAGGCCGCAGTCTGGCAGATGTGAAATCTGTTGCTGAGAAAGCAGCTCAGAACGTTCGCAGTATTGGTTTTGGATTCACATCCTGTACTGTGCCAGCCAAAGGCACACCGACCTTTGAAATTGCTGAAGATGAGATGGAATTTGGCGTAGGGATTCATGGTGAGCCAGGGATTCGCCGGGAAAAAATCGTATCTGCGGATGAGTTGGCAGGACGTATGGTTGAAGCGTTGCTTGCAGACATGAAGCTGGATACGGATGCTTCTGCTGAGATTGCAGTGCTGGTGAATGGTTTTGGCGCAACGCCACTGCAAGAACTGTACCTGCTCAACAATTCCGTTCAACGTGAGCTTGCAGGACATGCAGGTCTGAAGGTCGCTACTACGTTTGTAGGCAACTACATGACAAGTATTGATATGGCGGGTGCATCGGTTACGATCCTGAAACTGGATGATGAACTGAAGTCATTGTTGTTCAAGGAAAGTGATACCCCTGCATTTAAAGTATCTGGCCCTCCGGTAGCACAAGTGGCTTATTCCGAAGCGCTGGAAGCTGTTGTGGGTGAAGACGCTCCCGTATCTTACGAAGTGGAGACCGATGCATCAGCTGCGGTAATCGAAGGCAATCAATTCTCCCTGGATAATGTCGTCTATCTGATCGATAAAATGGGTGAGATCATCATCAAGAACGAAGTGCCATTCTGTGAACTGGATTCCCATGCCGGGGATGGCGATTTCGGTATGAGTGTAGCCAAAGGCTTCCGCCAGTTGAAACGCGAATGGAATCATATCATTAACGAAGATAAGAAAAACATCGGTTCGTTCCTCGACGCATGTTCATTGGTCATCATGGAATATTGTGGCGGAGCATCCGGTCCAATCTGGGGTTCAGCATTCCGTGCGGCTGGCAAAGCAGTAGGGGACAAACAGCAGTTGAACGTTGCTGAATTTGCTGACATGATCCATGCAGCTGTGCAGGGGATTCAATCCACAGGAGAACGCTCCTTCGGACGTGGTGCTGTTGTAGGCGACAAAACCTTGATCGATGCACTCGTTCCGTGTGCTGATTCCTGGACGCAAAGCGCGGAGTCTGGCGATGACTTCAAAACCGCATTTGCCAAAGGTGCAGCAGCTGCCGTTGACGGTGCGAAGAAAACGGAAGATATCGTGGCACGTATGGGCCGAGCAGGTACTGTCGGCGATCGCAGTCTGGGCTACCCTGATGCTGGCGCGTATGCGCTGGGTGTTATTTTCACAGAGCTGTCCGAATCGATGAAATAAGGAATCTTATCGTTCTAGATGAATTGAACTAAACATTTACACGAGAACGTAGAGGACAGAAACAACCTGAAAAAGCGGAGCTAAAAGCTTTCTGCAAGAAAGCTACTTCGGAAGCATACACTTCGCCTTTATCCCCAGATTTTCCCCTTTGTAAAGCCTAATATAAAAATCTGGGGATAACAGCGATCAGAAGGTTGTTCTGTCATCGGAGTGGCAAGTGTAAATATTCTTTAGTTCAATTTATATAGATGAATTATTGAAAAAATGAATAAAAGAAATAGGACACTCCTAAAGCAATTAGGATTGTCCTATTTTTTTGAATATCGTTTAACTCCAGAATTTTTTAATCACTTCGTGCTTCAATAGCTGTCACAACCGGCTCAAGGAAGCGTCCCGACTGGTCTAAATCTGTCTTTGATTTCTCTGCAATAACGCGTTGTTCCTCCGCATGATATAAAATGACGGCACGATACTGACTTTTTCGATCAAAAGAATTGAATGAGGCCAACTACGAATTCGTACACAAAATATAGAGAGAACCCAAGTAACATAATTCCAGCAATGACCGAAACCCAACGAATCATTTGGCGGCTCATTACTTTTCTTGTTACTGAAACAATAGATAACAGGCCTAAATCATGAATCAAAATTCCGCTCATCACTCCAAATGCTGCAATGGCAAAGCTTCCTGAGTGGGAAGAACTATAGGATTGGGAAAGAACCGCACCAAATACGGAAACCCAAAATACTAAGTTACCAGGTGATACTGCAACAAGCAATCCGTTTCGATATGTACTAAAAAATGACTTCTGTGTCTTTTCATCTGCCGGGGTGATATCTTTATCGGCATTTTTGATTGAATCGTAACCCAGATATGCGAGGAACCCTGCACCTACGATCCAGAGAGGCGTTTGAACATACGGCAAGGCCAGTACGGAAGCAAAGCCGAAGTACAGAGCAAGTATAAGTAAAATATCAATCGTCATGCCACCAATACCTACGGCCCATCCGTGAATAAACCCATTTTTCAATCCTTGCTTTGTCATTTCTACTGTAATTGCTCCAACAGGCATGGCTATGGCAAGACCGATTAAAAAATACTTAACATAAATATCCATTGAACATTTCCTTCCACATCTATGATTCATTTTTACTGTATACAATAAAAGTGTATTTTTTAATTTACAATATACATTTGGTAATATCAAGCGGTCACTCAATAAAATGGAGTTCAGATGGATGCATATTGTTCAATGTACATCATTATAAAATGTCGATTTTTTATGCATATAAATACATAGAATAGAATATTTGGTTCATAATTTCGCCATGAATTAAAACAATTAGGTTGTTGAAAATGCCTTCTAACTTGTTATAATATAACCTATTGATATTGATAATCACTATCATTTGTTGTTTTGTTACTCTGCACTATAGTGAAAAGGGGTTAAGATTATTTTCTAAATTTACGTCTGAGGAGGTATATGATACTGAGTTTATCCAACGCAGTACGCTGCTTGGGAATCCAAATTTTCTATATCTAGGGGGATATAAATTAAATGAGAAAGTCTATTTCTTCAAAATTAATGTTGATCATGGTTGCAGCTTTAACTTTGGTGTTGGCAGCTTGTTCAAGTAATGAACCTGCTACGACGGATACTGTGAATACAGAGGCTACAACTTCCGATGCTGCTACTACAGCTACACCCACAACTGTTGAAATTACGGATGCTCATGGAACGGTAACTGTGCCAGTAAATCCAACGAAGATCGTTGCTCTGGATAACAGAACATTTGAGACTCTGTCTACTTGGGGCGTCAAATTAGCAGCAGCGCCGAAGGATGTAATGCCTGCGGATTCACCGTATGTGGCGGATGAATCGGTACAAAATATTGGAAATCATCGTGAACCAAATCTTGAACTATTGGCTTCGATACAGCCTGACCTTGTCATTGTTGGTCAACGATTTGCTGGATTCTATGAAGATATCAAAAAATTAGTGCCTAATGCAGCAGTGATTGACCTTAACATTGAGCTTGAAGAAACAGCATCACCTGGAGATAACTTTGTGAATGGACTTAAAGATGCAACAACCAATTTAGGGAAAATTTTCGAGAAGCAAGAAGAAGCCAGCCAACTGATTGCTGATTTTGATAAAGCTATTGAAGAAGCTAAGGCCGCTTATAATGGTGAAGATAAAATTATGAGTGTTGTCGTTTCTGGTGGAAACATTGGTTTCTCGGCTCCTCTTACTGGACGTGTGTGGGGACCATTGTATGACATTTTCGGCTGGGTTCCAGCACTAGAAGTGGACAAATCTTCTTCTGATCATCAAGGTGATGATATTTCTGTTGAAGCGATCGCCCAAAGCAATCCGGATTGGATTTTCGTACTGGATCGGGATGCAGCTGTATCTGCTGAAGAAGGTGCCGTTCCGGCTCAGGACGTTATTGATAACTCACCTGCTCTGAAAAACACAACAGCTATTACTCAAAAACAAATCGTTTATGCTCCAAACGACACATACACCAATGAATCGATTGAAACTTTCTTGGAGTTGATTAACAATCTTACGAAAGCTCTAGCTAAACAGTAAAAAGGAGTATGCTGCAGTGCAGAAAAATTTAATACCAAAATTAGCTGGGGTTGAGAATTCTCAACCCCAGCGTCATAATCCGAAAAAGCTATGGACCATACCTTTTATCATTGCGATTATAGCCACTATTATTTTAGGCATTACATCACTGCTTATTGGAGTCTATGACATACGAGGACAAGCCGATGGAATGGAGATGTTCTTCATTACTCGTGTCCCAAGAACTGTTGCATTAATGCTTACCGGTGCCGCCATGGCAATGGCTGGACTGGTCATGCAGCTTATTACACAGAATCGCTTGGTGGAACCTACCACAACAGGAACAATGGAATGGTCAGGTCTGGGGATCATGTTTATTTATCTGGTCTTTCCTGCACCGAGCTTAACACTAAGAATGACTGGTGCAATCATTTTTTCTTTTATAGGAACGATGATTTTTTTTATGTTTCTAAAGAAAGTTAAACTCCGTTCGTCTTTAGTTGTCCCGATTATTGGGATGATGCTTGGAGCAGTCATTTCTGCATTTTCAACTTTCGTTGGACTTGTATTCCAAATGACTCAAAATATTGAAAGCTGGTTTGCAGGCTCCTTTTCATCTGTGCAAATTGGCAGGTATGAATATTTATGGCTCATTGTATTGGTGACTATTCTTATTTTTGTTTTTGCTGATCGGTTGACTTTAGCTGGTCTTGGAGAAGATGTCGCTACTAGTCTTGGTGTAAATTATGACAGGATCATTCTTTTGGGTACTGCGCTTATTTCACTGGCCGTTGGAATCGTTGCAGCTGTCATTGGGAACTTGCCTTTTCTAGGGTTAATTGTCCCCAATATCGTTTCCATGTTTAGGGGTGACGATCTCAGGAGCAATTTGCCATGGGTGTGCTTATTAGGGATGGGCAGTATCATTGTTTGTGATATCCTGTCTCGTGTCATCATCATGCCTTTTGAAATACCTGTCTCCATGATCCTTGGAACAGTGGGAGCCGTCGTATTTATTGTCATTTTGTTAAGACAAAGGCGGTCAACAAGGAGGGTAAGATGAGCGACTTAGCAAGTAGAAATCCACTGAATATCGAAATCGATTCTAGCCGTCGTCCTAAAAAAAGATCAGCTAGAGCCTTCCGTACCAAGAAAGAAGAAAAGCGCTATTGGATTTTGCTGATAACATTGATTGTTCTGGGCGTTTTTGCATCAGTTGGGCTACTGATTTATAACAATCCGGTCCCGGTATCGTCTCCTTCGTTTATACCTGTTGTTACAAGAAGAGTAGTTGCTCTGGTTTCAATGCTGATCGCTGCAATCTGCCAAAGTTTATCCACGGTTGCATTTCAATCGATTACGAATAACAGAATTATCACTCCGTCCCTTTTAGGTTTTGATGCTATCTATTCAACCATTCATACGAGTACTATATTTTTCCTTGGTGCTACGGTATTTGTGAATTTTAGCGGTGTTGATTCCTTTTTATATCAAGTTGCTGCAATGGTCATCATGTGTTTGATTCTTTATGGATGGCTACTTTCGGGAAAATACGGCAATTTACAACTTCTGCTTCTAGTCGGTATTATCATTGGGACCGGGCTGAGATCCGTATCTTCATTTATGAGAAGACTTCTAGCACCGTCCGAGTTTGATATTTTGCAGGCAAGAATGTTTGCTTCCGTGAATAATGCGGATTCTGCCTATTTCCCGATTGCGATTCCTATCGTCATCATTACAGCGATCCTGCTGCTTGCTAATGCAAAGAGGTTAAATGTGTTATCGTTGGGTAAGGATGTCTCGACTTCCTTGGGAACTAAACATCAAAGTAGTGTGATTTATACGCTGATCCTGGTTTCCATATTGATGGCCATTTCGACGGCTTTGGTTGGACCACTTACATTCTATGGATTTTTAGTTGCGATTTTGAGTTATCAGGCCGCGCAAACCTATGATCACAGATATGTTTTCCCAATGGCTCTTGCGATAGGGTTTGTGATCTTAACCGGTGCATACTTTATTATGAATCATGTTTTCAATGCCCAAGGTGTTGTTTCCATCATTATAGAATTGGTTGGCGGCCTAACATTTTTAATTGTGATTTTAAGGAAGGGTTCTTTATGATACAGATCAATAATGTCAAAAAAACCTATGCAGCCGAGGTAGAGATCGGCCCTTTGAATATTCATATACCCAAAGCCGGTCTTACTTCATTGATTGGGCCCAATGGTGCGGGGAAGTCGACGACACTTCTGATGATCGGAAGACTTTTGGATTTGGACGAAGGTCAGATCAAGGTTGCCAATATGGATGTTTCCACGACCAAGTCAAAAGACTTGGCCAAGATTGTAACGGTTTTACGACAAGAAAATCATTTTGTCACAAGGCTTACCGTTAGGCAACTTGCCGGATTCGGACGGTTTCCTTATTCTAAGGGAAGATTAACGGATGAGGATGAAGCTATTATTTCTAAATATATTGATTTTCTAGACTTAACTGATCTGGAAAATAGATATTTAGATGAGATTTCTGGTGGTCAAAGGCAAAGAGCTTATGTCGCCATGGTTTTGTGTCAGGAGACGGAATATGTACTTTTGGACGAGCCTTTGAACAATCTGGATGTTGCGCGTTCTGTTCGGATGATGGAGCATTTGAGATATGCTACTAATGAATTCGGAAGAACCATTCTGACGGTTATGCATGATATCAATTTTGCCGCCAAATATTCGGATCGAATATGTGCTATGAAAGATGGCCAAATTGCTGCTTTTGGAACCGTAGAAGAAGTGATGGACCCTGAAATTTTAACAGATATTTTTGAAACTAAAATTGAAATTATCGATGGTCCGTATGGACCGATAGCGATCTATTAACCACAAGATTTAATGAAAAGTTGTTTGTTTAAATGAAGTAAAAAGCAGAGTGATTAATCACTCTGCTTTTTACTTCATTTTTTGCAATACATAACTCT from Paenibacillus sp. FSL R5-0341 harbors:
- a CDS encoding ATP-binding cassette domain-containing protein produces the protein MIQINNVKKTYAAEVEIGPLNIHIPKAGLTSLIGPNGAGKSTTLLMIGRLLDLDEGQIKVANMDVSTTKSKDLAKIVTVLRQENHFVTRLTVRQLAGFGRFPYSKGRLTDEDEAIISKYIDFLDLTDLENRYLDEISGGQRQRAYVAMVLCQETEYVLLDEPLNNLDVARSVRMMEHLRYATNEFGRTILTVMHDINFAAKYSDRICAMKDGQIAAFGTVEEVMDPEILTDIFETKIEIIDGPYGPIAIY